In Maylandia zebra isolate NMK-2024a linkage group LG12, Mzebra_GT3a, whole genome shotgun sequence, a single genomic region encodes these proteins:
- the LOC112435653 gene encoding uncharacterized protein LOC112435653 isoform X1, translating to MENDTVECSTSGHIKQVISQAVTEESQVEAFHCSHCVLIFESKVYLFEHLYKVHGLNTEISLREAGLSPGTDKANTESSSSGDNFKCQRCDFKACSWDGLSEHEELCHKTSENPNVSGGVIISENLDSTLSVISANQNNEAAGTSEDPSVLSDISTSEANCTLKDLKILQESPSSSCPNSSGVFKVTAKSVIDITGSKSYPFLHTDLTTDLTKTPEQFRKETVPDSAVKRSSGKSLKGHPVKKAKLDNEEMLTENENRQQSSSSEVSEDEDEADAAKVYSCKHCDYSDVGIRRISAHYQSDHPYIRYNSVYIQDASDHSATFRCLECPVEFLSTADLKRHYLENHPDAPDVFAMKSCGLSLVFKCFLCKFTINLLKSLKEHYKAKHATYEVENSLLFCRYSMSECQEESSQLSLDVHYQKSHPDEVITLDKIKQSVCPTSHAASEMTSEKCSDSVIVVDHSETTPEACKNRSESSQTTKGESSKFPTKSSNEITTGLDISSSSLPNETFYCQFCSYTSTKVKSILGHHYAKHSMDAPIGTDDVLGYSAEMQKRQSESKMSKSPSSSQFNTSKQVKMCREKEDLYKEDYTADASETGERQNKSYACPENLFYCHKCNFGNPSVKGVINHQAKVHRKCNSSTKCVLEYTALIHDEIRKANAKDSSSSRLPPPIINEGEEKAFFCHFCNYRHSTLDHVMHHYSRIHHGFKAKTSEVLLHTSKIHNQAQKSLLTSTQNEEAAQEILKLKMKKKKTRKHSKSLVISATPSVTTPHRKRSLNCYACAYKTDVIYALKTHLRKIHKVKRTVTDILRYYFRQGLLEPGYYCEFCVFRHEKAAAVYEHYEERHLGRVPCVEYVSFQLYVGPGMVHCKKKKPDLEQSGGNGTENRLLSQRYGQNRAGLSCKRCSFKSKSLSDLAHHYRMVHPLSAKLSKKTSASWRVEDQSDRPGSLSSKVFKCLYCSANFNSKKGLHTHCGLKHPEAVIERYEQEQKPEQQLQKCLHKTLKSSITAEKSSNKQLYKCQMCTYKGRYQYLQRHYKNTHKLDAVSIYKLLEKYNKRKWNSPSNVLKSGNSTKVKCLKCPELTFKSSQLLIDHYSTFHRSEWKLDFTVLSLGSKTMKTTGVYKCDHCNTQLNGIRKLCYHMDRHRARMLKKAKAAQRKESLISTTLEQESSEPCRQDEMTTLETVNEVNRWNGTRVQSAATSELSDVQQPELESNGDKHTCKQCGRMFMSLKGLHSHEHSHAAIKKLDNSSTSGLKHKKTLEMHMETGHSTCQSKPTHQKDLCCPFCLYQTKNKNNMIDHIVLHRGERVVPIEVRRPKLSRCHQGIIFGSKKVMKNHELVGQGSLDQLEASVDNVPVTEEEEEHLSNMDQLDKDRGEVEMEDLFADCDEVPQAENLEENYTTEKSALQIRECQETNGESPGETSESDIQHENAKPNSTVQQELQKQAELVLLETAREQETGKVEQSVTEVKITDTPCEDYGDSEEDRQTNENQAQPEFTESGDKQQMETGNVEQSVTEVKITDTPCEDYGDPEEERQTNEDQAQPEFTESGDKQQMETGNVEQSVTEVKITDTPCEDYGNPEEERQTYENQAQPEFTESGDKQQMETGNVEQSVTEVKITDIPCEDYGNPEEERQTYENQAQPEFTESGDKQQMETGNVEQSVTEVKITDTPCEDYGDPEEERQTNENQAQPEFTESGDKQQMETGNVEQSVTEVKITDTPCEDYGDPEEERQTNENQAQPEFTESGDKQQMETGNVEQSVTEVKSTDTPCEDYGNPEEERQTYENQAQPEFTESGDKQQMETGNVEQSVTEVKITDTPCEDYGDPEEERQTYENQAQPEFTESGDKQQMETGNVEQSVTEVKITDTPCEDYGDPEEERQTYENQAQPEFTESGDEQQMETGNVEQSVTEVKITDTPCEDYGDPEEERQTNENQAQPEFTESGDKQQMETGNVEQSVTEVKITDTPCEDYGDPEEERQTNENQAQPEFTESGDKQQMETGNVEQSVTEVKITDTPCEDYGNPEEERQTNENQAQPEFTESGDKQQMETGNVEQSVTEVKITDTPCEDYGDPEEERQTNENQAQPEFTESGDKQQMETENDFKVDEETPAEKQDVKALEHKTLNIEAKVEDDILRHILQLANDDSKMHNKADEGKTVKMEKGTEASDIPLAEESNFPLFQNPKNQVGIEANSALTKLNIAHVNNTRTEESLKIERHMLTLPPTCAQLKMITGDILGVSFTKLKQEEVHTQQSSEQEPKPCTEIPVLEKECLKKEVHSPECFKEEEEKGPFEQKQNQESEMLTEDEERHQDQAPGDHDGMKDDDCLQEPEDCSWQCPL from the exons ATGGAAAACG ATACAGTGGAGTGCTCCACCTCTGGCCACATCAAGCAAGTCATCAGCCAAGCAGTCACTGAAGAATCCCAAGTCGAGGCTTTCCATTGTAGTCACTGTGTGCTGATCTTCGAATCCAAGGTGTACCTTTTTGAACACCTTTACAAGGTGCATGGCCTCAATACAGAAATTTCTCTCAGAGAGGCTGGTTTATCCCCTGGGACTGACAAAGCCAACACAGAGAGCAGCAGTTCAGGAGATAATTTTAAATGCCAGAGGTGTGATTTTAAAGCTTGTAGTTGGGATGGTTTAAGTGAACACGAGGAACTGTGTCACAAAACTTCAGAAAATCCTAACGTGTCAGGAGGTGTCATCATTTCAGAAAACCTCGACAGCACTTTAAGTGTCATTTCAGCAAACCAGAACAATGAAGCTGCAGGAACATCGGAAGATCCATCAGTTCTTTCAGATATTTCTACCTCAGAAGCAAACTGCACATTAAAGGACCTGAAAATTTTGCAGGAATCTCCTTCAAGCTCCTGTCCAAACAGTAGTGGTGTGTTTAAAGTCACAGCAAAGTCTGTGATAGATATCACCGGAAGTAAGTCGTACCCTTTTTTGCACACTGACTTGACTACTGATTTGACTAAAACTCCGGAACAATTCAGAAAGGAAACTGTTCCTGACAGTGCTGTGAAGAGATCCAGTGGTAAAAGTTTAAAAGGTCATCCTGTCAAAAAAGCCAAGTTGGATAACGAAGAGATGCTCACGGAAAATGAAAATAGACAACAGTCATCCAGCAGCGAAGTCAGCGAAGATGAAGATGAGGCAGACGCGGCAAAAGTGTATTCTTGTAAACATTGTGACTACAGTGACGTAGGCATCAGGCGAATTTCTGCCCATTATCAAAGTGACCACCCTTATATCAGATACAATTCTGTCTACATTCAGGACGCAAGTGATCACAGTGCCACCTTTCGTTGCTTGGAGTGTCCAGTTGAGTTTTtaagcacagctgacctcaagAGGCACTACTTGGAAAATCATCCAGATGCCCCAGATGTATTTGCCATGAAATCATGTGGCCTCAGTTTGGTTTTCAAATGCTTTCTTTGTAAATTTACTATCAATCTATTGAAGTCTTTGAAAGAACATTACAAGGCAAAGCATGCAACATATGAAGTGGAGAATTCCTTATTGTTCTGCAGATATTCAATGTCTGAATGCCAAGAGGAATCGTCTCAGCTGAGTCTAGATGTTCACTACCAAAAAAGCCACCCAGATGAAGTAATCACATTAGATAAAATCAAACAGTCCGTTTGTCCCACATCACATGCAGCATCAGAGATGACATCTGAGAAGTGTTCAGATTCTGTGATTGTAGTAGATCATTCAGAGACCACACCAGAAGCCTGTAAGAATCGTTCAGAATCTTCCCAAACCACGAAAGGGGAATCTTCGAAGTTTCCAACAAAATCCAGTAATGAAATTACTACTGGACTGGACATTTCCTCATCCAGTTTaccaaatgaaacattttactgCCAGTTCTGCAGTTACACAAGTACCAAGGTTAAGAGTATCCTTGGTCATCACTATGCAAAACATTCTATGGATGCACCAATAGGTACTGATGATGTCCTAGGGTACAGTGCTGAGATGCAGAAACGTCAGAGTGAATCTAAGATGTCAAAAAGTCCTTCATCTTCCCAATTTAATACTAGTAAACAAGTGAAGATGTGTAGGGAAAAAGAAGATCTGTATAAGGAGGATTACACAGCAGATGCCTCAGAAAcaggagagagacagaacaaGTCCTACGCATGTCCAGAAAACTTGTTTTACTGCCACAAATGCAACTTTGGAAATCCATCTGTAAAAGGAGTAATTAACCATCAGGCTAAGGTTCATCGAAAGTGTAATTCCAGCACTAAGTGTGTTCTTGAATATACAGCTTTAATCCATGATGAAATCAGGAAAGCAAATGCAAAGGATTCCTCTTCTTCCCGTCTACCTCCTCCTATAATAAATGAAGGTgaagaaaaagcatttttttgcCACTTTTGTAACTACAGGCATAGTACTTTGGATCACGTAATGCACCATTACAGCAGAATACATCATGGATTTAAGGCGAAGACTTCAGAAGTCCTTCTGCATACATCTAAGATCCACAATCAGGCACAGAAATCTCTTCTAACATCCACTCAAAATGAAGAAGCTGCTCAGGAAATCCTcaagctgaaaatgaaaaagaaaaaaacaaggaagCATTCAAAGTCTTTGGTCATTTCAGCAACACCCTCAGTGACAACCCCACACAGAAAGAGGTCCCTGAACTGTTACGCATGCGCATACAAAACTGACGTGATATATGCTCTGAAGACGCATTTAAGGAAAATTCACAAAGTAAAGCGTACAGTCACAGATATTTTAAGATATTATTTTAGACAAGGATTATTAGAGCCCGGCTATTATTGTGAATTCTGTGTTTTCAGACatgaaaaagctgcagcagtTTATGAGCACTACGAGGAACGCCACCTAGGACGTGTCCCCTGCGTTGAGTATGTAAGTTTTCAGTTATATGTCGGTCCTGGAATGGTCCATTGTAAAAAGAAGAAGCCTGATCTAGAGCAGAGTGGAGGCAATGGCACTGAAAACAGATTGCTATCCCAAAGATACGGACAAAATAGAGCTGGTTTGTCTTGCAAAAGATGCTCTTTTAAATCTAAATCTTTGTCAGATCTGGCACACCATTACCGAATGGTTCATCCTTTGAGTGCAAAACTTTCCAAGAAAACAAGCGCAAGCTGGCGGGTGGAAGACCAAAGTGACAGACCCGGCTCATTGTCCTCCAAAGTGTTCAAGTGCCTTTACTGCTCTGCAAATTTTAATAGCAAAAAGGGTCTCCACACTCACTGTGGATTGAAACACCCGGAAGCTGTAATTGAAAGATATGAACAAGAACAAAAACCAGAACAGCAGCTCCAAAAATGTCTGCATAAGACATTGAAGTCTAGCATAACAGCAGAAAAAAGCAGCAACAAACAGTTGTACAAGTGCCAGATGTGCACCTATAAAGGACGATATCAATACCTCCAGCGCCACTACAAAAATACTCACAAATTGGATGCAGTCAGTATTTACAAACTTCTTGAGAAATATAATAAGCGTAAATGGAACTCTCCCAGCAACGTACTTAAATCAGGCAACAGCACAAAGgttaaatgtttgaaatgtcCAGAATTAACATTCAAGTCGTCGCAGCTGCTCATTGACCACTATAGTACTTTTCACCGCTCAGAGTGGAAATTGGACTTTACTGTGTTGTCACTAGGATCGAAGACAATGAAAACCACAGGGGTTTACAAATGTGACCACTGCAACACACAATTAAATGGGATTAGAAAGTTGTGTTATCACATGGATCGCCACAGAGCAAGGATGCTAAAGAAGGCCAAGGCTGCGCAGAGAAAGGAGTCGCTTATTAGCACAACACTAGAGCAAGAATCCAGCGAG cccTGCAGGCAAGATGAAATGACCACATTGGAAACTGTGAACGAGGTTAATCGTTGGAACGGGACACGAGTACAGAGCGCCGCTACATCAGAACTCTCTGATGTACAGCAGCCAGAACTAGAATCGAATGGAGACAAACACACGTGTAAACAGTGCGGCCGGATGTTTATGTCATTGAAAGGCTTGCATTCCCATGAGCACAGCCACGCAGCCATCAAGAAACTGGACAATAGCTCCACATCTGGATTAAAACACAA GAAAACTCTGGAAATGCACATGGAGACGGGTCACTCTACCTGCCAGTCAAAGCCTACTCATCAGAAGGACCTCTGCTGCCCTTTCTGTCTGTACCAAACTAAGAACAAGAACAACATGATTGATCACATTGTCTTGCATCGTG ggGAACGTGTAGTGCCAATAGAGGTTCGTCGCCCCAAGCTGTCACGTTGCCATCAAGGCATCATCTTTGGGTCAAAAAAG GTCATGAAGAATCATGAACTCGTAGGTCAGGGGAGCCTTGATCAGCTGGAGGCAAGCGTTGATAATGTGCCagtaacagaagaagaagaggaacatTTGTCTAACATGGACCAGCTAGATAAAGACAGAGGAGAAGTAGAAATGGAGGACCTTTTTGCAGACTGTGATGAGGTTCCACAAGCTGAGAACCTGGAAGAAAACTATACCACAGAGAAAAGTGCACTCCAGATCAGGGAATGCCAGGAAACCAACGGAGAAAGTCCTGGCGAGACTTCCGAATCAGACATTCAACATGAAAATGCCAAACCAAACTCTACTGTCCAACAAGAGCTGCAAAAACAAGCGGAGCTTGTGCTGCTAGAGACTGCAAGAGAACAGGAGACAGGAAAAGTGGAACAAAGTGTAACAGAAGTGAAAATTACAGATACCCCATGTGAGGATTACGGCGATTCAGAGGAAGACAGGCAGACAAATGAAAACCAAGCCCAACCTGAATTCACAGAATCTGGAGACAAACAACAAATGGAGACAGGAAATGTGGAACAAAGTGTAACAGAAGTGAAAATTACAGATACCCCATGTGAGGATTACGGCGATCCAGAGGAAGAGAGGCAGACAAATGAAGACCAAGCCCAACCTGAATTCACAGAATCTGGAGACAAACAACAAATGGAGACAGGAAATGTGGAACAAAGTGTAACAGAAGTGAAAATTACAGATACCCCATGTGAGGATTACGGCAATCcagaggaagagagacagacataTGAAAACCAAGCCCAACCTGAATTCACAGAATCTGGAGACAAACAACAAATGGAGACCGGAAATGTGGAACAAAGTGTAACAGAAGTGAAAATTACAGATATCCCATGTGAGGATTACGGCAATCcagaggaagagagacagacataTGAAAACCAAGCCCAACCTGAATTCACAGAATCTGGAGACAAACAACAAATGGAGACAGGAAATGTGGAACAAAGTGTAACAGAAGTGAAAATTACAGATACCCCATGTGAGGATTACGGCGATCCAGAGGAAGAGAGGCAGACAAATGAAAACCAAGCCCAACCTGAATTCACAGAATCTGGAGACAAACAACAAATGGAGACAGGAAATGTGGAACAAAGTGTAACAGAAGTGAAAATTACAGATACCCCATGTGAGGATTACGGCGATCCAGAGGAAGAGAGGCAGACAAATGAAAACCAAGCCCAACCTGAATTCACAGAATCTGGAGACAAACAACAAATGGAGACAGGAAATGTGGAACAAAGTGTAACAGAAGTGAAATCTACAGATACCCCATGTGAGGATTACGGCAATCcagaggaagagagacagacataTGAAAACCAAGCCCAACCTGAATTCACAGAATCTGGAGACAAACAACAAATGGAGACAGGAAATGTGGAACAAAGTGTAACAGAAGTGAAAATTACAGATACCCCATGTGAGGATTACGGCGATCcagaggaagagagacagacataTGAAAACCAAGCCCAACCTGAATTCACAGAATCTGGAGACAAACAACAAATGGAGACAGGAAATGTGGAACAAAGTGTAACAGAAGTGAAAATTACAGATACCCCATGTGAGGATTACGGCGATCCAGAGGAAGAGAGGCAGACATATGAAAACCAAGCCCAACCTGAATTCACAGAATCTGGAGACGAACAACAAATGGAGACAGGAAATGTGGAACAAAGTGTAACAGAAGTGAAAATTACAGATACCCCATGTGAGGATTACGGCGATCCAGAGGAAGAGAGGCAGACAAATGAAAACCAAGCCCAACCTGAATTCACAGAATCTGGAGACAAACAACAAATGGAGACAGGAAATGTGGAACAAAGTGTAACAGAAGTGAAAATTACAGATACCCCATGTGAGGATTACGGCGATCcagaggaagagagacagacaaatgaAAACCAAGCCCAACCTGAATTCACAGAATCTGGAGACAAACAACAAATGGAGACAGGAAATGTGGAACAAAGTGTAACAGAAGTGAAAATTACAGATACCCCATGTGAGGATTACGGCAATCCAGAGGAAGAGAGGCAGACAAATGAAAACCAAGCCCAACCTGAATTCACAGAATCTGGAGACAAACAACAAATGGAGACAGGAAATGTGGAACAAAGTGTAACAGAAGTGAAAATTACAGATACCCCATGTGAGGATTACGGCGATCCAGAGGAAGAGAGGCAGACAAATGAAAACCAAGCCCAACCTGAATTCACAGAATCTGGAGACAAACAACAAATGGAGACAGAAAATGATTTCAAAGTGGATGAAGAAACACCAGCTGAAAAGCAAGACGTTAAAGCACTTGAGCATAAAACACTGAACATTGAGGCAAAGGTAGAAGATGACATACTGCGTCATATCTTACAGTTGGCCAATGATGACAGCAAGATGCATAACAAGGCAGATGAGGGTAAAACGGTCAAGATGGAGAAGGGCACTGAGGCAAGTGATATCCCATTAGCTGAAGAGAGCAACTTCCCTTTGTTCCAGAATCCAAAGAATCAAGTTGGTATAGAGGCAAATTCAGCCTTAACAAAGCTAAATATTGCACATGTAAATAACACGAGGACAGAGGAGAGTTTAAAAATTGAAAGACATATGTTAACCCTCCCGCCCACTTGTGCACAACTTAAGATGATCACCGGCGATATTTTAGGTGTCTCGTTTACAAAATTAAAGCAGGAAGAAGTGCACACTCAGCAAAGCAGTGAACAGGAACCTAAACCTTGCACAGAAATACCAGTACTTGAGAAAGAATGTCTGAAGAAGGAAGTGCACTCTCCTGAATGCTtcaaggaggaagaagagaaaggtcCTTTCGAGCAGAAGCAAAACCAAGAATCTGAGATGCTCACAGAAGACGAGGAACGACACCAAGATCAGGCGCCTGGTGACCACGACGGGATGAAGGATGATGATTGTCTGCAAGAGCCTGAAG ACTGTTCTTGGCAGTGTCCACTTTGA